ACCGTGCCAATCATACTGAAACTCACCTACCAACCTTGTAACGAGACGGAGTGTTTGTTGCCGCAGACGTTAGAGGTTCCGCTAAAGTTATCTAATAGATAAAAAATTTGACACACGCGTTTTTTTAGGTATAATAGAACAAACTTAACGCAAGGAGACCTACAATGAAAATTGTTATCTCGATTTACACCACAATTTTTTTCTTAGCGATGACAAGTGTTATCGCATTTGCCAATATCGTTCCAGACCCTGTGCTCTATCTCAATGCTGCTGACAATCCTGCCCATCCAGATGCTTGGGAGAACCTCGGTACCGAAGGCGGGGAGTTGCTTCCTGCAGATAACGCGCCAGAACTCGAAGAAGGGACGATTAAAATTCCGGCACTCGGTATCGACCAGCCGAACGTGAAATATTACACAGCCAAGGAGTCGCATTCAACCTTTGGCGGACCACCACAGAAAAATACACCGCTGTTTTTTGAGGACTGGACGTTGGAATTCCTCTGTAGGCGTAATGGGGATTTCTTTGTGGAAGAGCACCACTTCGCCGGTTTCCAGAACAGTCCAAGAGAAGGCAAACAGGGAATTCGGCTTTGGATAGTCGGTGGTCAGAATTTGGATGCCTCTATCCACGCCAAGGGTGCTAAGCAGGGGGTTCAACCGCTTAATCTCGTGCTTAATCAAGGTGAATGGACGTGGATAGCCGTTGTCGGAACGAGCGGGGACTCAATCGTGGCGTATCAAGACGGCAAAGAGGTCAGCAAACAAGCCGGTTTTGAGTTTGATAAAGGGTTACCGATAAATGACATCTCGATCGGTGCTAATTCTTTCGATGAACGTCGTCGGACTTTCAACGGTTCGTTTGCGATTGTTCGAGCGTATGATAAAGCACTCACAGAAGCGGAGATTAATCAAAACATCTCTGGCACCTTTGCTGTCGATCCCGCAGACAAACTCTCAACGACTTGGGCGAGCGTAAAGGACGGTTATCGATAGTCTGTAGGGGCGAGGAATGTAATAAGAAGGAATGGAAATGTAATACAGGGACCGGATTTAGTCTATTCCCAGACTAAATCCGGTCTATTTAAAGACCAAATCCCCTCGTCCCTATTACAGTTCATCAACATGCGTCCGAATCTTCTGAAACGCATCTAAAATAGACTGCATATCGTCAGTATCCCCCAGAAACATAGCGTGTGTGAAACTACAGACCTCTTCCCGATAGACCTGCTCTGCATTCGGACAGTTGAGCGTGCTGTAATCAATCGCTTGTTCCCCGAGGTATTTGCGGGGTAGACCGAGTTGGTCGAACAGTTCTGGGTTCCCGAACGGACCTTCGTTATAGATAGGTTCGCCGTGCGCACCAACCCCACATGAAACGCCTTCCGCTCGGAGTGCCTCCAGAAACCGATTGCGTGAGATACCACCGAACTCCTCAGATACGAATCGGAAGTCCCAATAATAGAAACACCATCGCGTGACGCGTGCGTCGCGCGGAATCGGATGAACCCCGTCTATCGCCTCCATACCTTTGGAAAGATAGGCTATGTTGCGTTCGCGCGTCTCTATCTGTTCTTCAAACCGCTCCAATTGACTCAGTAAGAGTGTGGCTTGGAAGTTGTTCATCCGCATGTTCAGCTGCGCGAAGCGTCCCGCGCTTTCTGCAAGAGATTCGTCATTTGTCAGCACCATTCCACCTTCACCACAGGTGAGTGTCTTTCCCATCTGGAAGCTGAACGCACCGAGGTGTCCGATGGAACCCATCCCTTTTCCACGCCACTGTGAACCGTGTGCATGTGCGCAGTCCTCAATCACTTTGAGGTTGTGCCTATCAGCAATTTCCATAATCGCGTCCATGTCGGCGGGATAGCCGCCGTTATGCACCGGAATAATTGCCCGTGTTCGCGGGGTGATCGCTTTTTCAATAGCGTCAGGTGCGATGTTGTATGTGAGCGGATCAATGTCAACAATCACCGGCACGGCATTGACGCAGACAGCCGATGTTCCGGTTGCCACAAATGTGAGTGCCGGAACGATAACTTCATCGCCCGCACTAACGCCTGCAGCCTTTAGGGCGCATTGTAACGCCACAGTCCCGTTTGCGAGTGGAATCCCGTATTTTGCATCCTGAAACGCCGCGAACTTCTCACCGACTTCATCAACTTTCTCGCGTCGGTTCCACGCACCGCTCCGCAAGGTTTCCAATAGTGCGTTCTCTTCGGTTTCATCAAAAATGGGCCAGCTCTTCCCCAAACTCCCTTTTACAACAGGTTCACCCCCGTTGATTGCTAACTTGGTTTCCATGTTTCTGTCCCCCGACTTATGCGTTGGTGTTATGGGTAGTTTGGATTTTAACACCTCATTCCTTTTTTGTCAATTTGATATGAGCATGCTTTCTTCTTGTAGATTTGCTCAGAATCGGTTATAGTTGTTTTCAGAAACCTTAATTCACTTCGGAAGCTATGCAATCAACGAACCAAACCCTCACTGCGATTGAAGGCATTACGGTCGGTCATGTCACGAATACAACTGCTCGGACGGGTTGCACCGTTATCCTCTGCCCAGCAGGTGCAACAGCAGGTGTTGATGTGCGGGGTGCTGCACCCGGCACACGCGAAACAGAAGCACTGCGTTCCGGACGCTTAGTTCAAAAAGCATACGCGGTGTTACTCACAGGCGGAAGTGCTTTTGGCTTAGATGCTGCGGGTGGTGTTGTCCAGTATCTTGAGGAACAAAACGTTGGGTTCCCCGCAGGTTCCGTTCGTGTGCCGATTGTTCCGGCTGCCGTTATTTTCGACTTGAGTGTTGGTGATGCGGAAGTCCGTCCTGATCGAGCAATGGGGTATCAGGCGTGCTTGAATGCTACCGATGCACCTGTGGCGATGGGTGCTATTGGGGCAGGCACGGGTGCAACGGTCGGCAAGGCTCCGGGGGTTACGTCTTCTCCGGGGGGTGTGGGTTCGGCGTGTGTCCGTCTTGATTCCGGGTTGATTGTCGCTGCGATTGCAGTTGTCAACGCACTTGGGAATGTTGTGGATCCGACAACAGGAGAAATCCTCGCAGGCGGGACGGAAAACGGCAATTTCGTGGACATCACTGAACGGCTGTTAGCTGCGAATAATATAGTTCGAGGAACAAACACGACTATTGGCGTTGTGGCGACGAATGCGACGCTTACCCCCGCGGAAGTGAATCGGGTTGCAGAGATGGCGCACGATGGCATGGCGCGTGCGATTCGTCCAGCGCATACGATGTTTGATGGCGACACACTTTTTGCCCTCGCCACGGGATCGCACACTGGGAGCAGCGTGAATACTGTCGGCATTTTGGCTGCGGAAGTCGTCGCAGGGGCGATTGTTAACGCCGTGACTGCCTAAATCGGTTGTCCGTGCATTGCCTCTGGGATGTCCATACTGAATTCCTTTAGGACTGTTGGGGCAATATCGTATAGATGCTTCGGAGGCACCTGTCCACGCGCTTGTTCCCCATTTTTGAGAATAAACATACCCGTCTCTGCGTGGTTGCAGTCGTCGGGACCGGTGTCATTCTCATAGGTATAGATGCTGTTGTATCCGACGCTTCCGACTGAACGCCAAAAGAGATTGCCGAAGTAGACGATGAGATCGGGTGGAATGTTTCGGCATTCCCGATATACCTCTTCGGGTTTGAAAACACGCGTATTGATGTTTTGTCCTGTCGCATCTACAATTGCTTCGAGTTGCGCCTTCAATTCGTCGCGAACGCTTTCGTAATCTTGAGGACTGACGGTTCCGTGGGGTTCTCTACCTTCAACGTTTATAAAGATGCGTGCGTAATATCCGCCTTCTCCCCACGCCTTTGTGTTCTTCCAATCTACTAAATCTGCCGACCACCTTGTAATCCCTTGTGGTTCGGTTTTAAGCGTCAGATATCCGTGCTGTCTGAGCCATTCGTTGACACAGATACCGCCGTCCATCCGTTTTGCGCCGTGATCAGAGACGACCATTATAGTAGTGTCGTCATCAACGCATGCTAACGTTTTTCCGAGTTCAGCGTCGAGGGTGCGATAATAGTTCCGCATCGTCTCCGAAAACGGGGAATTCGGTTCGTACTCCCGATGTGTTTTATCCCAAAACCGCCAGAAAGCGTGGTGGAGCCGGTCAGACCCCATTTCAACCATCGTGAAGAAATCCCAATCTTTGGACACCAGCAGATGGCGTGCGAGTTTGAAGCGTTCGGCGGTCATTTTGAGGAGTTGTTGTTCCAATTCGGCACGCCGATCGGTCCGGAAATTGGGGATGTCAATCATATAATCGCTGGCGACTTGATTAATTTCCCGCGTCAGTCGTCTCGGAAAGGTCCAGTGGGCATTGCGGTTGGGTGTGAGGAAACTGGTGACCATCCACCCTTGAAAGGGTCTGGCGGGGTAGGTGAGAGGAACTCCCAAAACGACGGATTTCTTTTTCGCTTTTCCTAAGAAATCCCAGAGGGTAGGGACTTGGACGGCGTGAGAATTGGCGATGGTTAGGGAATCGTAGGAATAATCCTTGCGATTGCGAAACCCGTAGACACCGAGTTCACCCGGGTCTCGGCTCGTCATCATACACATCCACGCCGGCACAGTAATAGGTGGGATCGTGCTTTCCAGTTCGCCGTAGATGCCTTCTGCCATCAGGCGACGCGTGTTGGGCATGTCGTCTTTGAATGCCTCAAAGACGAGTTCGGGTGCGGCACAATCCCAACCGATAATAAGAACGCGTTTTTTCATTCTTTTACGCTTTGCTATAACCTACTGTTCTGTCAACTTTCAAGTGATGAGGAAACCCCAGTTCGTAGTAGTGCGATTTATCGCACGTCAGAAACGGGCAATGAATTGCCCTACTACGAACTACCTGTCAGTTTAGATGTGACAGACTCCTACCTGCAAGTGGGACTGCGTAAGTCCTATATAAATCACGGTTTGTGATCGGTATTAACAGGTGGTTCGTCGTTGTTAAGGAACCGCTCAACGGTATTTCTCGTTGCCGGACGCGTACGGAAATCGGCAACCCACGGTTCACGGAAGTACGCCTGCTTTTCACGCGGTAAAGCGGACAGCACTGCAGGCGGAATCCGTAGACGGTGCCAGTGGGTCGCGAGGTGCGCATAAGCGTTTAGCACTGCCACACGTGGGGTCTCCCGTTGCCACACGGGACCGGCGTGACAGAGGTTCTCCGTGAAGAAGATTGCACTGCCAGCGGGGCATTCGTAACCCATCAGGAACGGACTCCGCTTCCCGTCCTCTAAGGACATGTGATCGGGATGCATCGGGAAGTTGGATTTGTGGCTACCTGCGATAAAGTGTGTCGCCCCATCGTTTTTGGAAATATCTGTCAGTTCAAAGACGACGCGTACCATGCCAGCGTGGATCTGTCCGTTGTTGACGCGATACCCGAAGATCGGATCCGCCTGTCTGGGGCCACCACCGTGGAGTTCACCGTGCCGCCGTCCTTTTTCACGCCAGACAGAGAAGCAGCTCTCTAACCGGACCTCGGGTCCGATGATTTCGTGTAGAACTTCGAGGACTTTGGGATGATCAATTAAGACGCTCGCGGGTCCACCGGGTACAGCACGGTGTTCCGGTGGTAAGGACTCTTTGTCGTGATGTATTCGGTCGAGCTGATCAACGATCGCATCTATTTCATCGCGTGCAAGGATCGCGGGACGCACGAGGAATCCGGTTAAGTCAAATCGAAATTTTTCTTCATCAGTCATGGGTTGATACCTCCTCTAATTAGAAATTTATGCCCAGCGTGGGTTTCTTCCACCAAACCGTTGTTCGCTAATGTTCCACAACTCCGATAAGCCGAGTTGTCGGATGTGTTCCACTCCCGGCAAGAATGGATCGTTTACCCGAGTGAGCCACGCTTGAAGTTCGGCTTCAAGTTCTGTCCGAAGGTCTTGTGAATCTTCGTTGTTAATGAGGTTGTTCAACTGATACGGGTCATTGTCGTTATCGTAGAGGAGCCATCCCGTTCCGTCGTAATGGCGTGCGTAGGTGTGGCGATGCGTTCGGACCCCGCGCCACTCGCGAATGCCGAAGTTAAAACCTTCGCTTCCGTGCAATGGGACACCAAGGAACACAGACTGCGGTTCGTCAATTGCCTTACCGAGCATTGCGTCCGAGAGGTCAATACCTTCGACCGCTTCTGGAATCGGTAGGTCACACAGAGAAAGCATTGACGGCATGAAATCGACGAGGCTGAGCAAGGTGTCGCGGGTAACGCCTGCAGGGATTTTACGGGGCCAACGGATCATAAAAGGAATGCGGGCGGATTCCTCCCATGGACGCTCTTTTCTGACGTGTCCGTGGCTTCCGAGCATATCGCCATGGTCGGACGTGTAGACGAGGATTGTGTCTTCAGCAATACCCATTTCGTCGAGGGCAGCCATCAGACGTCCAAGATTTTCATCAAGGGCAGTGGTGTGTGCATAGTAGCCAGAAATATCTTCGCGAGTCGCGGGTGTATCTACGGCGTTCGGTCGTAACTGGATATCCTCTGGTGGATACATTGCCTTGTAGCGTTCCGGTACATGCTCATAAGGGTTATGTGGCGGTCCCCAACTCATGTAGAGACAAAAAGGTTCATCAACGTGCTGACGGCAATATTCAATCGCTTTATCGGTCTGGAATTCGGGTTCGTAGCCGTCAATCTGCATCTGATTGCCGTCAGAATCGTGGTAGGGCGCGTTGAAATAGTTGTGGTGGCAGTTCCATCCGATCCAGTCGTTGAAACCGAACCGCATCTCGGGTGTAATGAACTTGTCTCTCGGCATGCCACCGAGATGCCATTTGCCGATATAACCGGTTGCGTACCCTGCGTCTCTGAAGATCTCGGCGATGCCGGTTTCTGTCAAAGGGAGTGGTAGATCGTTGGAGACGGCTTTGTGATTCAACGGGTATTTGCCCGTCATGAGGCATCCACGCGCAGGCACACATATCGGGACGTTGGTGAAGGTGTTGGGAAAGAACATTCCATCTTGTGCGAGTTGATCCATCGCAGGGGTCTGTACTTGCGGGTTGCCTGCACAACCAACGTCGCACTGGCGGTGTTGGTCACCGAAAACAAAGATGAGATTAGGTTTACGTATGTTTTCCATTTTTTTATTTATTGCTCCTGGGCATCGTTCCACTTCGTTTCACGATGGTTTCTGGTGAATCCCAACGCAATTAAAGATATGCACGCTTTTTAAAACTTTCCTTAATGTTAAAAGCAAAGCAACCTAACGGCTGATTACTATTCCTACGCTTGCATCCATGTGTAAATTTGGCGAAGTGTGCCTTCACTTTGGGTCCACAGTCGCCGCTTCAGCGGAGAAATTACCTTTGTATAGCTGGCGAAATCTGTCCGAACAGCACGATACTGTTCCTTGTGCGCAATGAGTCCTTTATTTTCTCGTGGCGATGCGCCGAAATCTACCCACTCGTCCTTTTCATGGCACGTCTGTGTGATGATATAGTGAAAAATTGCATTATTCGGACGGTATTTCAAGAATGCTGGCACGGATGCCTCACACCACAACGTCACAGTCTTGTTGAAGCGCAAGTAGAGCAGTCCTGCGATAATCGTTCCGCGATACGTGGCAACAGCGAGTTTAGCGACTTTTTGCTGGAGCAGCACCTGCATAAGCGAACGCGGCTTCGGCGTTCCGCCTAACCGTCGGACGGTCATGAGATACATTTCGTAGAATGTGGATAACGCCGCTTCGCTGTTCGTATCCGTAACCTCGACACCAGATTTTTCTGCCTTTCGGACCGCGCCTCGCACCCGCTTGTTGTAGGCGTGCCAGAGGGTATCAACATCCTCGCTCGTTTTCAAGAGATGCGTGAAGTGGTGTGTACACTCGTAGCCTGCCTTGGTGAAATAACTCCCATAAGTTGCGGTGTGTTCTGGCGTTAGCGTCCAGCGAATCTCACACCATCCGTTCTTCAGTGCTGCTGTCTCAATCGACCTTACGAGTGTCTCAGGGTTCACATCTACTGAATTCATCAGATGGATGCCTCCGGACAGGTTCCACGGCATCGACTGCCAGAGACGGATACCCGGTATTGGTTGAAATACAAACGCGGGTATTCCGCCTATCACGGAATCTGCTTCTTTGATGAGCAGATAGACCGGTGTGAGTTGTTTGAAGGCACTATCTAATGCATTTCGCCACGCAAGGCTTTGGAAGGCAGTCGTATTTGAACACTGCTGTATAATCGCGTCCCACTCGTCCTGATTCCGATGGGTAAGAGGTTCTATCGTGTACACAAGCCTGTGAGATTATGCCACCAATGCGGCGAAGAGTGCCTTGATGTAGCCGACGGAATAGGCTAATCCGACATCACCTTCTAATTTCGGAATATGATCGGCATTGATGCATCCGTCGAACCCGACCTTTTGGAGTTCTTGGATGATTTTGAAGACGTTCATATCGCCGTCATCAAGGAGGACTTCCTCAAACGCACCGGCTGTTGCGAGACTGCCACGGACGTTCCGCAAGTGAACCATGAAGATGCGTCCTTTGCGTCCGTAGTTGTTGAGTTCGTCGAGGACGATGGCACTGCCTCCGGCTTCAGCGCGGGTACCACAGCAGTAAAGATAGCCGACATTTCTGCTTGGGAAGGCATCGATAACACGATGAAAACCGAGACCCCCTAACGGCGTGTCTGGGTTCGGTACGTCTGATGGATGGATAGCGAGTTTGATGTCAAGTTCATCGGCGATAGGAACGAGCGCGCCGTAGATTTCACTGAACCGTTTCCACCATTCGTCAAGTGCCTCCATTGTGGGTGTCGGCGGCGGGTTTTTGGTCGCAGCACGGCTCTCACCGCGGGACGTATAACCGCCTCTGTGAACCGAGGAATAGCGCGTCATGAGATAATCGAACGTATCTCCCCAGAACCGCTGGCGTGCGATAGGCACTCCCGCTTCAGCGAAGACTCGCAGCGCGTTGCACGTGTTTTCGAGTTCTTTTTCGCCGTCGGGTTGTCCGGTCATAAATTTTTCTGTGATATTCGGAAGCGTCACGCGATTGATGTCGAGACCCCACGCGCGTATCCGTTTTTTGATTTTCAGAACCTCATATAAGTCGGGGTACCCCTGTTCGTCGACCCCAGGGAAAGCGTTTCCGCTTCCGAAGTCGATGCAATCTGCACCGAGTTGTGTGACCTGTTTGAGGTAGCTCTCTGAAAGTCCACCATCCCAGACTGAAATTTTCATTTTTTTAACTTTCCTTTTCCATTACTAAACTTTGGACAATTTTTAGGGGAACACACATTTCGCCCCGCTGGGGCTAAAGAGGTGGGCGTATTGCATTTCTATAAACATTCCGCCCCGGAATCAACGGTATGAATGCGCGTGTGGCATTCACCGGGGGCTGCCTTTTGATGCATCTGAGTTTCTTTTTCGGTGGATTGCGTTCGTGTCAGGAACTCGTAGAAAAAACACAATCCCTTAGAAACTCAACTCATACGCGACACGATATTGTCCAAACTTTAGTTTATCATTAAAGAGGCAATGGAACGGGTCGTCCGCTCTCAACGGATTGGTATGCTGCTAATGCGATTTCGACTGCGGCGCGACCGTCTAACCCTGTGATCGGCGGTGGTGTATCGTTGCGGATTGCATCCACAAAGACACGAATCTCCTCTTGAACGGGTGGTGGCACTTCAATGTCTGAAATTTTGATCTGTCGTCCTTCACCTTCAAAGGGTTTGATCTGGATAGTTGCATCACTCCCCCAAGTCTGTGGGAAATAGATGGAACCGCCTTCGCAATCGACACGGCCGCCGTATCCACCAACCGCGGAAACGTGACTGGAATGGAGCAGACCTACCGCGCCGCTTTCAAAATTCAAGGAAGCCAGTACAACGTCGGGATAATCGCTCTCTTTCTGGACGTACTGCCCCCCCGCGGCATAGACGGCGTTAACATCACCACAGGTCCAGCGCATGAAGTCGATTTCATGGGCATTGATTTCCATGAGACTTCCACCGGACTTTGCGCGTTCTAATCGCCACGGAACATAGCTTCCGCCGCCACGCCAGGGTCCTCCGATCCGATGTACCATCATACAGACAGGCGCGCCGAGTTCACCGCTTTGGACAATCTCACGCACTTTGGAATGCGTCGCGTGATAACGACACACCAAGCCGATCGTGAGTTTGACACTGTTATCTTCCGCAGCGGCGAGCATCGCGTCGCAATCGGGAAGCGTCGGTGCCATCGGTTTCTCGGAAAAGACGTGTTTGCCAGCATTCGCGGCATCGACTGCCATCCGTGCGTGCATAAAAGGTGGCGACGCTATCAGCACTGCTTGAATCCGATCATTGGCAAGTAGTTCGTGGTAATCCAACGTGTAGGATGCATTGAGGTCTGCAGATAGTTTTTCTGCCAAGGTTTCTTGCAGATCGCTGACGCAGATAACCTCTATCCCTTCGACGGCGTGTGCGCTGGTAGCGAGGCTTCTGCCCATACCGCCGCAACCGATAACACCAACTCCAATTGTTTCCATGATTTTAATTTTCCTTGCGGTTCGTTAGTGTTTGGATGGAAGTGTGGAAGGTTGGAAGTATGGATGACTTCGGCTTCCAATCTTCCAATCTAAGACCTTCCAATCCCTCCGACTATCTCCGTCTCGCCTTTATATGTCCCCATGTGACGCTGAGATGGTCTGCAGAAGGACTCACATCGAGTCCGGTCGCTTTCATGTTGTTTTCGACCTCTGCTGAAGTCAGGACTCGGTCGTAGATACGGAATTCATCGATGTATCCCTGAATCGTATCGCAATCGCAGCCATCAGAGCGGTCGCCGATACCGAGAAGCAGTCCACCTTTGGGAAGTTTCCCACCCTTCATGGCGTACTTTTTCTCTAATTTCCCATTTACGTAGTAGTGAACGGTTGAACCGTCGTAGGTGCCAGTGAGGTGCAACCATTCCTCAAGCGGAATGTCTTCCAACACGTTGTCTTTTGCGGCTTGTGTTGACTGACCACCTGCCCGAATGAAAAAGCCGTGCTGGTTGTCATCGTCATCATAATAGAGGCTTGCCACTGCGGTATTGGAAGGCATGTCGTCGAGTGAGATAATTCGGTTCCAACTATCATCTAAGGCGTTGATATAGACCCAGCACTCAAGGCTAATTTCTTCCCAATCGCGATCAATTGTGGGTGGTGTTGAATCTTCTACGAGGAATCGGTCGACACTCCCATCGAAAAGGATACACTCGCCGACTTTGCAATCCGAAGCGGGTGCGAGTTCGGGGTCCCCGTGGACAGCGGCAGCTAATCCTGATAAGAGATCTACTGCTTCTGTTTTTATCTTTACGGTGTCCTTGTCAAAAGTCCAGTAAGCGACTAAACCGTCCTCGACTGCCCCGATAATCGCGTCAACAGGTTGTACATTCCACACGAAGCAGGTTAGCAGGAGGCAGGTTATTGTGAAAAATCGCAGGACGTTTACAAAATATCTCTGTTGGTAACGGGTGCTATCTTTTCCAAACATGATGTCCTCCTTGTATCGGTTGTTGGTTATAGGTCGCGCATGGCGCGTTCCCGTCGGTCGTCTCTTCGACGTTCACGTTCTTCGTCAGAGATTTGACCGTACTGCTCAGAGACAACGGGTCGGTATTCGGCGACCTCGTGTCTCCGTTTGAAGACTCGGAAAAAGTCGAAACGGGTTAGGGTCCGCGGGATGTTCCCCGGACAGAGTGCATGGAGTCCGACATGCACCGACCTGCCCATGCCGACGTTTGTTTGGCCGCAACTTTTCCACTGAATGCCGTCCTCACTGGCGAAAGCGGAAAATTGGTTACCTCTCCGCTCCATCCGTAAGAAGAGCTCTCGGACGTTCCTGAGTCCCCTACTCCTTCCACGGAGATGGAGAACGCGGTTAACGTGGCGTTCAAATCGGACATCGCCTCTGAAAGCATGGGGCCCCGAGGTCTTTTCTAAACGGAGGAACCTGTTTGGATTTTTCCATATCAGTATCCCCCCATGTTCTCTGAGCTGCGGCGTGATTCGCATGCGGGTTTCAACGGCAAAGTCTCCAGGCACTTCCATAAGGAGCCGTGGGGCACTCATATCACCGCTATTGCCATCTGGACCGTGCCAGAGGTCTTGCCCGGGATCCGTTCGCATTTCGAGGTAACCTTGGCGTTCTGCCCATGCGCCGCCGCCTTTTGGATCTTCCCATCGCCATTCTGGACGCATACGGTTGCCAATGAACTCGTCTTCAAACACCATCTCCGTGAATTCGCCAGAGGATGCCCACCCTTCAATCTTAATGGCAGAGATAGAGTCTCCGAAATTCTGAGGGAGTAAATGTAGGTTTGGGAGTTCTTTTTTATACTCTGAGGGTTCCATACGAATCATTAGGCTTTGCCCTTCAAATTCAGGGTGTTCGTAAAAGACGACATCTGCGCCGTCTGGTGGGAAGTCTGGTCCTTTAAAAATGCGGATTGACGAAATACGGTCTTCAAACCAAGTTCGACCTTGCGCATCTCGTAAATTGGCGATGTCGCGTAAGATTGTGATTTTTCTGCCGCGGAAGTTAGTGTGCTCATAACAGTCTACAATCATGGGGACCGTCCCCCATTCGGGTCCAACGACCTCTAAACTGGAGCCGAAGTTGATCGATGAGATTCTGTCTGCGAAGTTGTAAGCAACATCGTGTAGATTCGGATAAAACCCTGGACCGAGTGCTAACTTCTGACCGCGGAAGTGACGATGCTGGTAGAGGATAACCTTATAGTTCGGGTTCGACGAGAAATTGGGTCCCTTATAAACGCGAACAGAAGATATATTATCTTGAAATCCAATATCTCGCGTAAAGGGAACGGGTTCTACAACATACCCCATTCTGCCGCGGAAGTTTGTATGCTGGAACACCTCGACAACCAGGCGCGGTATGACAATTGGCATTTTTTACTCCTATTTTTAGTGGCTGTCAGCAGTCAGCGTCATAGCAGTCAGCCTTCAGCGGTCAGCGTTATAGCAGTCAGCAATCAACTGATAACTATTTTCAAGTTTTGCTTGCGCTGACTTTGTAGGAAGTCGTGATTTGGAGATGATTCCTACGTATCGTTTATATTTTAGATTCAACCCTTGTGCGCTAAGTAGTGTCGTGTATCTATTTGTTTTCATGTGTTACTGATTGTTGCCTCGTAGATTTGGGCGTATCCGCTTCGATCAGATGTAAATACCACATACTTCCCGTCGGGACTGAAAGACGGGTGTGGATGTGTATGCTGCGGCGCATATACCGGAATTGGGCCTGCTGTGTAAGGAAAAGGTCCGTTCCAATGTTCACCGATAGATGAAGCACCCGGATAGCATAACGTCTCCGGTTTACCGACCCCGTCACGAGCGTCAAAAATTTGGATGCCGATATCCGGGAAGTTCGTATCTGCTACCATGCGTGTGCCGGTGTGATTGCTGATGGCGTGCCAAGCATTGACTGTTGTTACCTGTCGTTCTATGCCTGTATCAACATTGACGCATCG
The Candidatus Poribacteria bacterium genome window above contains:
- a CDS encoding P1 family peptidase, which gives rise to MQSTNQTLTAIEGITVGHVTNTTARTGCTVILCPAGATAGVDVRGAAPGTRETEALRSGRLVQKAYAVLLTGGSAFGLDAAGGVVQYLEEQNVGFPAGSVRVPIVPAAVIFDLSVGDAEVRPDRAMGYQACLNATDAPVAMGAIGAGTGATVGKAPGVTSSPGGVGSACVRLDSGLIVAAIAVVNALGNVVDPTTGEILAGGTENGNFVDITERLLAANNIVRGTNTTIGVVATNATLTPAEVNRVAEMAHDGMARAIRPAHTMFDGDTLFALATGSHTGSSVNTVGILAAEVVAGAIVNAVTA
- a CDS encoding sulfatase, encoding MENIRKPNLIFVFGDQHRQCDVGCAGNPQVQTPAMDQLAQDGMFFPNTFTNVPICVPARGCLMTGKYPLNHKAVSNDLPLPLTETGIAEIFRDAGYATGYIGKWHLGGMPRDKFITPEMRFGFNDWIGWNCHHNYFNAPYHDSDGNQMQIDGYEPEFQTDKAIEYCRQHVDEPFCLYMSWGPPHNPYEHVPERYKAMYPPEDIQLRPNAVDTPATREDISGYYAHTTALDENLGRLMAALDEMGIAEDTILVYTSDHGDMLGSHGHVRKERPWEESARIPFMIRWPRKIPAGVTRDTLLSLVDFMPSMLSLCDLPIPEAVEGIDLSDAMLGKAIDEPQSVFLGVPLHGSEGFNFGIREWRGVRTHRHTYARHYDGTGWLLYDNDNDPYQLNNLINNEDSQDLRTELEAELQAWLTRVNDPFLPGVEHIRQLGLSELWNISEQRFGGRNPRWA
- a CDS encoding DegT/DnrJ/EryC1/StrS family aminotransferase; protein product: METKLAINGGEPVVKGSLGKSWPIFDETEENALLETLRSGAWNRREKVDEVGEKFAAFQDAKYGIPLANGTVALQCALKAAGVSAGDEVIVPALTFVATGTSAVCVNAVPVIVDIDPLTYNIAPDAIEKAITPRTRAIIPVHNGGYPADMDAIMEIADRHNLKVIEDCAHAHGSQWRGKGMGSIGHLGAFSFQMGKTLTCGEGGMVLTNDESLAESAGRFAQLNMRMNNFQATLLLSQLERFEEQIETRERNIAYLSKGMEAIDGVHPIPRDARVTRWCFYYWDFRFVSEEFGGISRNRFLEALRAEGVSCGVGAHGEPIYNEGPFGNPELFDQLGLPRKYLGEQAIDYSTLNCPNAEQVYREEVCSFTHAMFLGDTDDMQSILDAFQKIRTHVDEL
- a CDS encoding alkaline phosphatase family protein — its product is MKKRVLIIGWDCAAPELVFEAFKDDMPNTRRLMAEGIYGELESTIPPITVPAWMCMMTSRDPGELGVYGFRNRKDYSYDSLTIANSHAVQVPTLWDFLGKAKKKSVVLGVPLTYPARPFQGWMVTSFLTPNRNAHWTFPRRLTREINQVASDYMIDIPNFRTDRRAELEQQLLKMTAERFKLARHLLVSKDWDFFTMVEMGSDRLHHAFWRFWDKTHREYEPNSPFSETMRNYYRTLDAELGKTLACVDDDTTIMVVSDHGAKRMDGGICVNEWLRQHGYLTLKTEPQGITRWSADLVDWKNTKAWGEGGYYARIFINVEGREPHGTVSPQDYESVRDELKAQLEAIVDATGQNINTRVFKPEEVYRECRNIPPDLIVYFGNLFWRSVGSVGYNSIYTYENDTGPDDCNHAETGMFILKNGEQARGQVPPKHLYDIAPTVLKEFSMDIPEAMHGQPI
- a CDS encoding GNAT family N-acetyltransferase: MYTIEPLTHRNQDEWDAIIQQCSNTTAFQSLAWRNALDSAFKQLTPVYLLIKEADSVIGGIPAFVFQPIPGIRLWQSMPWNLSGGIHLMNSVDVNPETLVRSIETAALKNGWCEIRWTLTPEHTATYGSYFTKAGYECTHHFTHLLKTSEDVDTLWHAYNKRVRGAVRKAEKSGVEVTDTNSEAALSTFYEMYLMTVRRLGGTPKPRSLMQVLLQQKVAKLAVATYRGTIIAGLLYLRFNKTVTLWCEASVPAFLKYRPNNAIFHYIITQTCHEKDEWVDFGASPRENKGLIAHKEQYRAVRTDFASYTKVISPLKRRLWTQSEGTLRQIYTWMQA
- a CDS encoding phytanoyl-CoA dioxygenase family protein, with protein sequence MTDEEKFRFDLTGFLVRPAILARDEIDAIVDQLDRIHHDKESLPPEHRAVPGGPASVLIDHPKVLEVLHEIIGPEVRLESCFSVWREKGRRHGELHGGGPRQADPIFGYRVNNGQIHAGMVRVVFELTDISKNDGATHFIAGSHKSNFPMHPDHMSLEDGKRSPFLMGYECPAGSAIFFTENLCHAGPVWQRETPRVAVLNAYAHLATHWHRLRIPPAVLSALPREKQAYFREPWVADFRTRPATRNTVERFLNNDEPPVNTDHKP